CCCATGGCCTCGTACAGCCGTTCCTCTTTCAGGCCCATGGCAACGATATTGTCGCGCATGCGGTTCAGCAGGGGCGCATAGGCGAGCACGCCAAGGATCAGTTTGGGATTGGCCACGGTTCCCACGGTCTTGATTGCCAACTGGTGTATCCGCCCGTGGCCGAGCATTTCCATGACGTGGAAATCGACCCCAAGATGCCGCGCCTCGTCGGCGTTGATCTTCTCGAACACCTCGTGACAGAGCGGATCATTCACCTCGTCCAGCAGGAACTTGAGCAGTGCCCCGTCCAGGGCAATTTCCAGCATGGGGATCACCGATCCGAGGACTTCCAGCGGCATATCGTCGCTGTAACGGTCGAGCCACTCGATGGTCAGGCGCAGGTTGATGTTGGGCTCAGGCAGCTCTTCGCCGTCGAGCATGCCCCAGCGGCGCATCAGGGCCATTTCCGCATTCGCGTGACGCTGCTCCTCGGCATGGAAATAAGTGTAGATCTCCTTAAGGGTATCGTTGGGTGCTTTCCTGGCCATGGCGGCAAAGCCACGGGCGCCGACATGTTCGATCCACATCAGGTCCGACATGAACGCCTTGAGCTTGGGCCACTGCTCCGGCGTAATCTGTTCGGCCCCGGGTTTTTCCCAGTCGATATCCGCCAGTGCCCACTGGCTGTCCTTGATCTTGGCAAGCATCTTGTCGAGGTCGATTTGAGCCATGGCCGATTCCTCCTATTTGTTTATTCAAGACAGGTCGTAAAGACAGGTCGTTTATTGAAGACGCGCGGCGGCGAACCGATTGATCATTCCGGTGCCCAGCGCGTAGGTGCGGGGAAACAGACGCTTGGTGCGCCAGATCATGCGTGCATCGAATTGCGGCATCACATACAGGTCACCGCGCTGGTGGGCGTCGAGAGTCATGCGCACAACGTTCTCCGGCGCCATGCCGAAGCGGTCCATCAGGCGGTCGAAGAGTTTCGAGGATTTGCCGACGATCCTGCCGTTGGCGTTGATGTTGGTTTTCACCAGGGTTGGGCACAGGGCGGTGACGTGCACACCGGTACCGGCCAACTCGGCGGCCAGGGTCTCGCTCAGGGCCAGGGCGCCCGCCTTGCTGACGTTGTAGGGCCCCATGAGCGGCGCCGCCGAATAGCTGGCGGTGGAGGCCACGTTGATGATCCCGCCGTAACCCTGTTTTTTGAGCAGCGGGGCAAACACGTGGCAACCATGGATCACGCCCCAGAGGTTGATGCCCAGGGTCCATTTCCAGTCGGTGATGGGCGTCTCCCCCACCGGCGTGCCCCCGACACCGATACCGGCATTGTTGATCACCAGATCGACAGGTTCAGGTAGAAGCGATTCGGCCTGGGTCGCGAGCTTCTGCACGGCAGACAGCTTGCTGACATCACACGCCGTGGCCCAGGCCCGGCCGCCGGATGCGGTGATTTCGTCCGCCGTAGCCTGGGCTGACGTTTCATCGATATCCGAACACAGGACCGCGCCACCGCGACGGGCAATTTCCAGGGCGAATGCACGCCCGATTCCACTGCCGGCACCGGTTACGACCGCAGAAACAGCGCCTGCGGGTTTCTGGGGCAAACGACTTCCGAACATGAGACACCTAAGCTGAATGTAATCAAGAGCCTCGGAACCGCTCCGAGGCTTAATAAAAAGCTAAAGCGAATGCTTGTTCGGATTCAATTCGGAAAAAATATGACGAGAAAACCCCAACAGGAACGGGCCAAGGCCACCGTCAACGCCATCGTCGAGGCCGGTTTCATTGCCATGGCCGAGCGCGGACCGGCGGCAACGACCACGCGGCATATTGCTGAAATTGCAGGGGTTGGCGTGGGGTCGCTGTACGAGTACTTCGACAACAAGGAAGCGATCTTCAGCGTCATGTCCGAACGTTTCGTGGCCGACACGGTGGCGATGATCCAGCCGCTGGTCCCCGAGCTTGTTCGGATGCCCATTGCCGATGCCGTCAGGGAGTTGCTCAATCACTTCCGCCAATTCCTGCAGGAAAACGATCGGCGCTACCTGAACTGCGTCCAGTACGCCATGACCCTGGACTTCGAGATGTACCTGGAGCCGCTGCAGAAAACCCTGTCGGAACTGGTCACCCAATACCTGATGCATCACCCGGAAACCCTGCAGATCCGTAGCATTCCGACCATGAGCTACATCATGATCCATGGCGGTATCTTTGCGGTGGTGCGGCACCTGACCGACCCCAACCCGCCGATCAGTTTCGACGACTTGGCGGACGGGCTGGCGCGCATGGTCGGGCACTACACCGAGCAGGAAATCCAGATCGCCAGGATGACCCGCGATAAGTTGTCAGCGGAGAGGCAGGACGTCGACAACGACTAATGGGGCAGCAGAACCGCTGCCCCTGAACCTTCCTAACCGACGAACTGGGGCGCGAAGCCGTAGTTCCAGATCAGCACCGAACCGACCCGGGTGGTGACCAAAATCACCAGCGCCACGGTGAGGACGGCACCGGCATAGACAATCGCCTGTTCCTTGGGGATACCCATGACGATGGGCAGCCCGTCGTACACCAGATAGCCGGCGTAGGCCGCTGCCGCCAGGAATACCAGCGCGTTGAACCAGGGCACCGGATAAAGCAGTGCAAAACCGGCGAGGAACAGCGGCGTCGCCGCGTAGGCTGCCAGGGCGATCCCGTTGGACTTGTCGACCTCGCTCTTGGCGCCGTAGGTGCTGGCCATCCAGTCGATCATCCAGCCCAGGGCAAATACCCCCACCAGGATAGCGATGTAGGTGAGAATGCTCAGTTGGATCGCACTGATATTCGACAGTTTGATAAGTCGTTCACTGCCGACCGTCCAGCCGAAATAGGTGGTGGATATATACGCACAAACCGGACCGATGGCCGCCAGGATCAGCACATACGCCACATAGACGTGCCAGGGCGTCTCGTGCTCTCGGCGGATTTCCGCCCACTCGGCATCGGGATGGGTGAACAGACCGAAGGCATGTTTGAGAAGCATCGCGTTCTCCTTTCTTGTTGTGTCTTTCGACCTATACCTTGCTACCCGTAATCGGAGTTACGGCCTGACTTTGAGCATAGTTCATAAGCGTGATTTCAGCCTGGCGGGCTGTAAAATCACTGCAAGCTGGGCTATCACGGGATAGCGAACCCCCAAAGATGGGTGATTTGTCTTGATCTGTCGTATTGATAGAGGGAAAGATTCTTACGTCAGAACCGATCAAAAAACACGACTATGGAGGGTTATCGATGAGCACCAAATCATTCCGGATCGCCTTGACCGCAGTGTTCGTGCTACTCGTCGGCGCGGCCCAAGCCGCGCTCAAGACCGAAACTATCAACTACGACGTCGACGGCGAGCCGTTTACCGGCTACATGGCCTGGGACGACAGCTTCGAGGGCGAGCGGCCAGGCATCCTCGTCGTCCACGAGTGGTGGGGCCACAACGACTTTGCACGCAAACAGGCGGAGCGCCTCGCTGGGCTCGGCTACACCGCCTTTGCCCTG
The window above is part of the Marinobacter nanhaiticus D15-8W genome. Proteins encoded here:
- a CDS encoding Yip1 family protein, coding for MLLKHAFGLFTHPDAEWAEIRREHETPWHVYVAYVLILAAIGPVCAYISTTYFGWTVGSERLIKLSNISAIQLSILTYIAILVGVFALGWMIDWMASTYGAKSEVDKSNGIALAAYAATPLFLAGFALLYPVPWFNALVFLAAAAYAGYLVYDGLPIVMGIPKEQAIVYAGAVLTVALVILVTTRVGSVLIWNYGFAPQFVG
- a CDS encoding TetR/AcrR family transcriptional regulator → MTRKPQQERAKATVNAIVEAGFIAMAERGPAATTTRHIAEIAGVGVGSLYEYFDNKEAIFSVMSERFVADTVAMIQPLVPELVRMPIADAVRELLNHFRQFLQENDRRYLNCVQYAMTLDFEMYLEPLQKTLSELVTQYLMHHPETLQIRSIPTMSYIMIHGGIFAVVRHLTDPNPPISFDDLADGLARMVGHYTEQEIQIARMTRDKLSAERQDVDND
- a CDS encoding ferritin-like domain-containing protein, which codes for MAQIDLDKMLAKIKDSQWALADIDWEKPGAEQITPEQWPKLKAFMSDLMWIEHVGARGFAAMARKAPNDTLKEIYTYFHAEEQRHANAEMALMRRWGMLDGEELPEPNINLRLTIEWLDRYSDDMPLEVLGSVIPMLEIALDGALLKFLLDEVNDPLCHEVFEKINADEARHLGVDFHVMEMLGHGRIHQLAIKTVGTVANPKLILGVLAYAPLLNRMRDNIVAMGLKEERLYEAMGKYRRIGGRTKEGRRNPWYQIISQHGQMVVNRDHIYHKPVDALVKLSNYIPKRALGPVPTWVKQLTWRPTA
- a CDS encoding SDR family NAD(P)-dependent oxidoreductase, whose translation is MPQKPAGAVSAVVTGAGSGIGRAFALEIARRGGAVLCSDIDETSAQATADEITASGGRAWATACDVSKLSAVQKLATQAESLLPEPVDLVINNAGIGVGGTPVGETPITDWKWTLGINLWGVIHGCHVFAPLLKKQGYGGIINVASTASYSAAPLMGPYNVSKAGALALSETLAAELAGTGVHVTALCPTLVKTNINANGRIVGKSSKLFDRLMDRFGMAPENVVRMTLDAHQRGDLYVMPQFDARMIWRTKRLFPRTYALGTGMINRFAAARLQ